TTCTTTACTGCCGGTTCGGCGCCACCACGCAAATCCTTCATCTTGAAGGTCACGTTGATTTCTGCCGTTTCGGGCTTGGAGTAAAGTCCACCCGGATCCTTCACCTTGTAGGTGAATTCGTCGAGACCGGAGAATCCCTTGTTCGGAATGTAGGTGAAAGAACCGTCGCGTTCGTTCAGGTCAATCTTTCCGTTATGGGGCTTCTGGACCAACTGGGCAGAAACCGGCTTCTCGTTATCCGGGTCGGTCACGCCAGACAGGAGACCGTCAGAAGCAGAAACCTTCAAGGTCTCCCCTTCCCTGGTCACGTAGGTCTGAGAACGGGCCTTCGGCGGATCGTTCACGGCAATCACGGTGAAGGTGGCCGTCTTAGAAGCCTTGGCACCGTCGGGATCAACCACGGCGAAGGTAATGCGTTCCGGCTTGCCGGACCAGTCTTCGTGAGGCTGAGAAACGGTAACGGTCTTCTTGAACTTGTCGTACTTCACATCGAGGTACTTGTTACCCGTGAAGGTCCACTTCAGTTCGTCGAAGCGGTGATCCGGGTCGCGGGCATACTGGTCGAGCTTGATGGTGGCCACAACGCCCTTGTTGTCGTCTTCCTTGATGGTGAAATCAGGAATGTCACGCATAATCGGGGCCTTGTTCACATGCTTCACCACGAACTTGGCCATAGCCTTGTCAGAGGCACCTGCCGGGTCAGTGGCGGTGAAGATAAGGGTTTCGTCACCGGACCAATCCTGCTTCTTGGGCTTGATCACGGCTTCGCGGCCGCCAGAAATCTTCACATCAAGGTTCTTGGCACCGGCAACCTTCCACTTAATCTCGTGGGGCTTGTTATCCGGGTCTTCCACATACTGGTCGAGCTTGATAGCCTTGAAGGGCTTGCCTTCTTCGATTTCCTGGCCAGGAATTTCCTTGACCATAGGAGCATCGTTGACGGGCTTCACGGTGAACTTTACGTTCACTGTGGCCTTTTCGCCGGAGGGGTCGAAGGCGTTCACGGCCACCGTTTCGGTACCGTTCCAGTACTTGTTGGGCACTTCGACAGTAAGCACGCCCTTGTCGTCGATGTTGAAAATCAAGTCGTGCTTGACCGTAGAGGCCTTGGCCTTGCCGCCCTTGGCGGCCTTGCCCTTCTTGCCCTTGCCCTTAGCGGGAGCGGCCTTGGATGCGGGCTCGGCGTCGTCCAGAGTCCAGGTCAGTTCTTCCAGCTTGTTGTCCGGGTCGCTCACGAACTTGGAGAAGTCCACAGGAGCGAAGCTCTTCTTTTCGTCGATGACGAAGGGCTGCACGGGCTTGAGCACCGGAGGATCGTTCACCGGAGTCACCTCAAAGGTAGCCTCGGCAGAAGCCTTGGCTCCGGCCGGGTCAGACACGGTGAACTTCAGGGTTTCCTTGCCGTTCCAGTTGGGGTTCGGCGTCACAACCATGGCGCGGGAGCCCTTCACTTCCACCTTCAGGTCCTTGTTTCCGGAAACGCTCCACTTGAGTTCGGCGGGCTTGTTGTCCGGGTCGGTCGCCACCTTGGACAGGTCAACCGGTTCGAACTTTTCGCGTTCCTTGATCTTCTGGCCTGGAATCTTGGTCACCACAGGTGCGTCGTTCACCGGAGACACCTCGAAAAGAATCTGCTGAGAAGCCTTGGCTCCTTCGGGGTCAATGACGTTCAGGGTAACCTTTTCGTTGCCGTTCCAGAACTTGTCGGGCGTGGTCACCACCAGCTGGTGCTTGGCGTTGACAGATGCCTTCAAGAAACGGGTATTGCCGATTTCGAACTTGAGCTGTTCGATCTTGTGGTCAGGATCAGACACATACTGGGCAAGGTCGATGGGCTTGAAGGTTTCCTTTTCCTTGATGGACTGAGTGGGAATCTGCTTGATTACAGGAGCATCGTTGACCGATTCCACCTTGAAGTTCACCGTCTTGGAGGCCTCGGCACCTTCGGGGTCCTTGGCAATAAAGGTCACGTTGCGTTCGCCGTTCCAGTACTTGTTGGGAAGCTTGATGTGGGCGATTGCCTTCTTGTCCACTTCCACAACGAATTCGTCTTGCGGGGCGGCCTTTTCCTCGGCAGCGGGTTCTTCCTTGGCACCCTTGCCCTTCTTGCCCTTGGACTTCTTGGCTTTTTTCGGAGCGGGCTTGGCTGCGGCTCCGCCAACCTTTTCCACCTTAACCGTCCAGCTGAGCTGTTCAATCTTGTGGTCAGGATCGGAAACGAACTTGGAGAGTTCGATATCCTTGAATTCACCCTTCTCCTTGATTTTCTGGCCAGGAATGTCCTTCATGACCGGAGCGTCGTTGACGGAGGTGATTTCGAAGGTCACTGTCTGGGAGGCAGAAGCGCCGTCGGGGTCCTTCACCGTAAGGGTCATGGTTTCGGGAGCGCACCAGAAATACTTGTCCGGAGCAGACACCGTGAGGATACGGCTCGGGGAAATGTCGGCCTTCAGCTTCTTGTTGCCGGTGATGGTCCAGGTCAACTCATTAGGCTTGTTGTCCGGATCCTTCACGAATTCGTCCAACTTGATCAACTGGAAGGATTCCTTCTCCTTGATCTTCTGGTTGGGAATCTGCTTGGCAATAACCGGAGCGTCGTTCACGCGGGTCGCCTCGAAGTCCATCTTGTGGCTGGCGGAAGCGCCTTCGGGGTCGGTAACCGTGAAGGTCAGAGTTTCCTTGCCGTGCCACTGGGCATCGGGTGTCAGGATTTCTACAGTGTTGTCCTTCTTCTGGTTCACCTTCAGCTGTTTGTTGCCAGAAACGGTCCACTTGAGGCTAGAGGCCGGATGATCCGGGTCAGATGCCATGGTAGAAAGGTCGATGGGCTTGAACTTGCCGCCTTCGCGGATGGTTTCACCCTTCGGGGCCTTGTCAGAAATCTTGGGCACGTCGTTGATGGACTTGACTTCGAAGGTAGCGGTCTTGCTGGCCTTTGCGCCATCGGGGTCGGTAACCGTGAAGGTGATGTTGGCAGAACCGTTCCAGAGTTTGTCGGGAATGGCGATGGTAGCCACACGGTTGTTGTCCACCTTCACTTCAAGGCCTGCACCCTGCGGAGCGGATTCTTCCTTGGCGGCTTTACCTTTCTTCCCCTTCTTCGGAGCGGCCTTAGCACTGGCGGCCTTCACATCGAAGGACCAGGCCAGTTCAGACTTCTTGTGGTCGGGGTCATTCACCAGGTCATCCAACTTGATGGTGGCAAACTGCTTCTTTTCGTCGATGGACTGGCTCTTCAGTTCCTTTACGAACACAGGAGCGTCGTTGACGGATTCCACCGCAAACTTGACGCTACGGCTGTCAGAAACGCCTTCGGGGTCGGTCACCGTGAACTTGACGGTTTCTTCACCGTGCCAGTTGGGGTTCGGAGTGGTAACGGTTACCTTGTGAGAACCGTCCATAGCCACCTTCAGTTCCTTGGCACCTTCAATCTTCCATTTCAGCTTGTTCTTCGGGTGGTCCAAATCTTCTACGAAGTTATCCAGCTCGATAGCCTTGAACTGACCCTTTTCCTTGATGGACTGGTCAGCGATATCCTTCATGACCGGAGGATCGTTCACGGAATTCACCGTGAAGGCTGCGGTAGTAGAAGCCTTGGCACCTTCGGGGTCGGTCACCGTAAAGGTGAGCTTTTCAGAACCGTTCCACAGCGGGTTCGGGGTATTGATGGTCACCTCCCCTGCCTTGGAAATGTTCACCTTCAGGTCCTTGTTGCCAGAAACGTCAATCTTGAGCTTTTCAAACGGATGGTCGGGATCCTTCACCAGTTCAGCCAAATTGATAGAGGCAAAGGCTGCCTTTTCGGCGATGGTCTGGTCCTTGATCTTGCCGATGGTCGGGGCGTCGTTCACGGAGCTTACCGTAAAGGTTGCCGTGCAGCTGGCCTTGCCGCCTTCGGGGTCGGTGACCGTAAAGGTGATGACTTCTTCGCCATGCCAGTTCTTTTCAGGAATGACAATCTTTGCCATGCGCTTGTCATCGACAGTCACGGCGAGCTGCGGGGCGTAACCCTTCGGAGAGCCCTTGCCGGGTTTCACGTCGAAGGACCAGCTGAGCTGTTCGGGCTTGTGGTCCGGATCGTTTACGATGTCGTTCAGGCTGATGATGGCAAATTCACGCTTTTCCTGGATAGTCTGGTCCTTGATGGGCTTGGTGAACACCGGCAGGTCGTTTACAGATTCGGCGGTGAAAGTCACCACGCGGTTATCTGTAGCCCCTTCGGGGTCGGTCACCGTGAACTTAATGGATTCAGAACCGTTCCAGAACTTGGACGGAGCCTTGACGGTGGCCACATGCTTGTTGTCGATGTTGACCTTCAAGTCCTTCTGGCCACTGAAGGTCCACTTGAGGTTGGCCTTGTCGTGGTCCTTGTCTTCTACAAAGTTGTTCAGCTCGATAGGCTTGAATTCAGCCTTTTCCTTGATGGTCTGGCTTGCGATATCCTTCATGACCGGAGGATCGTTGATGGACTTGACCGTGAATACGGCGTCGGACTTGGCAGAAGCGCCTTCGGGGTCGGTCACCGTGAAGGTCACCTTCTCCGAACCGTTCCACAGCGGGTTCGGGGTCTTGATAGTCACCACGCCGGCCTTGTCGATAG
The sequence above is drawn from the Fibrobacter sp. genome and encodes:
- a CDS encoding tandem-95 repeat protein; translated protein: MKRKNWPITALFASAGILASVVIAQEAGADAAAVENNAPSVNGIPGESIQEGGKFATIKLDQYVSDDMDKPAQIKWAVSGNKSLKVTISGDRVATIAVPDQYWNGSEDITFAATDTKGAVGSETVNFSVESVNNPPVVKAIADQTIDEGKQFTKIKLDDFVEDPDHPKNQILWETDIQPVGKDQAEGDLNVEIDNNRIATILIPDTNWYGAAKIKFTATDGEYASDSKTATFTVKAINDAPVLQKIPDQTIEEKNEFEQISLTDFVTDVDNDVSTIKWSASGNKDLKVKIDKSGSATISTPNELWNGAETITWTATDPAGASVNTSAKYTVKSINDPPEFVKDVPEQTIEEKQEFKPIDLSVLVKDLDHKFEELKWTVSGTKDLKVTVNGKQATIAIPNKYWNGSETAKFKVCDPEKACAESEASFTVNSVNDKPEFVKDIEGQTIEEKKTFGKIKLDEFVKDADHKNSELSWEANVKHDGKEPETGTLQVNIDENHVASVEIPDKYWNGSATITFICTDPEGASIKKDAKFTVKSINDVPVFKKIPDQTIEEKSELSSIVLDEFVSDADHDLSKLKFEVTGNKDIKVNINAKTREVSFKTPNELWNGSETLTFTATDPEGGKASSTMKLTVKSINDPPVMKDIPEQTIKEKQDFKPVELSKFVEDLDHPADKLKWTVSGNRELKVNVDPKQVMTITPPSKHWNGSETLTIKVTDPEGATDERSVAYTVESVNDVPEFTKQVVAQTIKEKEQFQPIKLGEMIKDADHKMSELTITTDVKPAPGSKKKESGLTVEVDAQMVAKIIIPNKLWNGSDEITFTVADPEGATATSKAVFTVNSVNDVPVLKKIPDQMIDEKGEFVAINLAELASDADHEFSQLKWAVTGNKDLKISIDKAGVVTIKTPNPLWNGSEKVTFTVTDPEGASAKSDAVFTVKSINDPPVMKDIASQTIKEKAEFKPIELNNFVEDKDHDKANLKWTFSGQKDLKVNIDNKHVATVKAPSKFWNGSESIKFTVTDPEGATDNRVVTFTAESVNDLPVFTKPIKDQTIQEKREFAIISLNDIVNDPDHKPEQLSWSFDVKPGKGSPKGYAPQLAVTVDDKRMAKIVIPEKNWHGEEVITFTVTDPEGGKASCTATFTVSSVNDAPTIGKIKDQTIAEKAAFASINLAELVKDPDHPFEKLKIDVSGNKDLKVNISKAGEVTINTPNPLWNGSEKLTFTVTDPEGAKASTTAAFTVNSVNDPPVMKDIADQSIKEKGQFKAIELDNFVEDLDHPKNKLKWKIEGAKELKVAMDGSHKVTVTTPNPNWHGEETVKFTVTDPEGVSDSRSVKFAVESVNDAPVFVKELKSQSIDEKKQFATIKLDDLVNDPDHKKSELAWSFDVKAASAKAAPKKGKKGKAAKEESAPQGAGLEVKVDNNRVATIAIPDKLWNGSANITFTVTDPDGAKASKTATFEVKSINDVPKISDKAPKGETIREGGKFKPIDLSTMASDPDHPASSLKWTVSGNKQLKVNQKKDNTVEILTPDAQWHGKETLTFTVTDPEGASASHKMDFEATRVNDAPVIAKQIPNQKIKEKESFQLIKLDEFVKDPDNKPNELTWTITGNKKLKADISPSRILTVSAPDKYFWCAPETMTLTVKDPDGASASQTVTFEITSVNDAPVMKDIPGQKIKEKGEFKDIELSKFVSDPDHKIEQLSWTVKVEKVGGAAAKPAPKKAKKSKGKKGKGAKEEPAAEEKAAPQDEFVVEVDKKAIAHIKLPNKYWNGERNVTFIAKDPEGAEASKTVNFKVESVNDAPVIKQIPTQSIKEKETFKPIDLAQYVSDPDHKIEQLKFEIGNTRFLKASVNAKHQLVVTTPDKFWNGNEKVTLNVIDPEGAKASQQILFEVSPVNDAPVVTKIPGQKIKEREKFEPVDLSKVATDPDNKPAELKWSVSGNKDLKVEVKGSRAMVVTPNPNWNGKETLKFTVSDPAGAKASAEATFEVTPVNDPPVLKPVQPFVIDEKKSFAPVDFSKFVSDPDNKLEELTWTLDDAEPASKAAPAKGKGKKGKAAKGGKAKASTVKHDLIFNIDDKGVLTVEVPNKYWNGTETVAVNAFDPSGEKATVNVKFTVKPVNDAPMVKEIPGQEIEEGKPFKAIKLDQYVEDPDNKPHEIKWKVAGAKNLDVKISGGREAVIKPKKQDWSGDETLIFTATDPAGASDKAMAKFVVKHVNKAPIMRDIPDFTIKEDDNKGVVATIKLDQYARDPDHRFDELKWTFTGNKYLDVKYDKFKKTVTVSQPHEDWSGKPERITFAVVDPDGAKASKTATFTVIAVNDPPKARSQTYVTREGETLKVSASDGLLSGVTDPDNEKPVSAQLVQKPHNGKIDLNERDGSFTYIPNKGFSGLDEFTYKVKDPGGLYSKPETAEINVTFKMKDLRGGAEPAVKKDEPKDDEDKKSNKKDKKKDKKKGKKGKKR